A stretch of Microbulbifer bruguierae DNA encodes these proteins:
- a CDS encoding TonB-dependent receptor, whose translation MSNYRIKPLVLAMAFASPAFAQEVTQKVVQEAEQGEGQALEEIEVTGSYRASLARALDQKRDAVNNIESIMAEDIGKMPDLNLAESLQRVSGVAITREGGEGRQISVRGLGPDFTRTTLNGMEVPASGGGLDSSGGINRGRAVDFNIFASELFNRIDIHKTPIAAVEEGGLAGTVELHTAKPLDNPGFNAVIGGQFTADNLAEEADPRFTALISNSFFDDRLGVLFSYAKSERTVRQEGFGSVRYSSPANQGETWAAGSDPVINGQLAEGYSVNDLFTPRLPRMDYFSNTVDRTGLTLGVQFQPNDKLDLGLDVVSSNLKNDRISYNYAAQFRSEWDTITPTEITLDPSGRYIVAGSFENVRPRSESRAQYSETEFLQTVFNGTYVFTDNVRLKGLIGRASAKHDEEQYRFNIDGPVGGADFSFDMSGNSNVAAMEYGFDILDPSSYTIGGGLTIRKDVVERTNDTFRLDLEIDGDVFDTRFGLIGNTREVDSLNYDPVGLASVPTNTSLSEYPGMAVTFGSQVRGGFASALSTPSGFPNNWMVEDFDVAIGVYNAGQFEADLDDTLSWNVEEKTLGAYGQIDYTTELAGKPLLMNAGLRVVETDTRASAHTAINGSPVPISAKGNYLDTLPSVNFVWELQEDLLLRLNLARNITRPSLGSLVPAITSITPVNGNISTGNPDLEAVRADSVDLSAEWYFTEDAALALTVFQKDIEGFIAGQTVNGTLNPGVAAAVALRPEYDPSSALYDPNVTQPDGVWNSTRPENSQDAELTGYEIAYQQPFTFLPGFWSNFGVTANYTYVDSEALFGDVKSSLPGLSESSYNLSTYYETDLWGARLSWNHRDDYITSVTGSNGNAREYNTGPTRLDMAAFYNVTDNVTVRLEAINLTEEVERNYTSGADGDLNLVREYNSTGREVYLGVRASF comes from the coding sequence ATGAGCAATTACAGAATAAAACCGCTTGTTCTGGCCATGGCATTTGCGTCCCCCGCATTTGCCCAAGAAGTTACACAGAAAGTTGTGCAGGAAGCGGAGCAGGGGGAAGGTCAGGCGCTGGAAGAGATCGAGGTTACCGGTAGTTACCGTGCCAGTCTGGCGCGTGCGCTGGATCAAAAGCGCGATGCGGTAAATAACATTGAAAGCATCATGGCGGAAGATATCGGCAAGATGCCCGACCTGAACCTGGCCGAATCCCTGCAGCGGGTATCCGGTGTGGCGATTACCCGTGAAGGCGGCGAGGGCCGTCAGATTTCGGTGCGTGGCCTTGGGCCCGACTTCACTCGCACCACACTGAACGGCATGGAAGTGCCCGCAAGTGGCGGTGGTCTGGACTCCTCCGGCGGCATCAACCGCGGCCGTGCGGTGGACTTCAATATTTTCGCTTCCGAGCTGTTCAATCGTATTGATATTCACAAAACGCCGATTGCCGCCGTTGAAGAAGGCGGCCTTGCGGGTACTGTTGAACTGCACACGGCCAAGCCTCTCGACAACCCTGGTTTTAACGCGGTTATCGGTGGTCAATTCACCGCGGACAACCTGGCAGAGGAAGCCGATCCGCGCTTTACCGCACTGATCAGCAACAGTTTCTTCGATGATCGTCTGGGTGTGCTGTTCTCCTATGCCAAATCTGAGCGCACCGTGCGTCAGGAGGGATTTGGTTCCGTGCGCTACAGTTCTCCGGCGAATCAGGGTGAGACCTGGGCGGCGGGTAGTGATCCGGTCATCAATGGTCAGCTGGCGGAAGGTTATAGCGTCAACGATCTGTTCACCCCGCGCCTGCCGCGCATGGACTACTTCAGCAATACCGTAGACCGCACCGGTTTGACCCTGGGTGTGCAGTTCCAGCCGAATGACAAGCTCGATCTGGGACTGGATGTGGTGAGTTCCAACCTGAAGAACGACCGTATTTCCTACAACTACGCGGCGCAGTTCCGCAGTGAGTGGGACACCATCACGCCCACGGAAATTACCCTGGACCCGAGTGGCCGCTACATCGTTGCCGGTTCCTTTGAAAATGTTCGCCCCCGTTCCGAAAGTCGCGCGCAGTATTCAGAGACTGAATTTCTGCAGACGGTGTTTAACGGTACCTATGTCTTTACCGACAATGTCCGCCTGAAAGGCCTGATCGGCCGCGCCAGTGCCAAGCACGACGAAGAACAGTACCGCTTCAATATCGATGGCCCCGTCGGCGGTGCGGATTTCTCCTTCGACATGAGCGGAAATTCCAACGTCGCAGCGATGGAGTACGGATTTGATATTCTCGATCCCTCCTCTTACACCATCGGTGGTGGCCTCACTATCCGCAAGGATGTGGTCGAGCGCACCAACGACACCTTCCGTCTGGATCTGGAAATCGATGGTGACGTGTTTGATACCCGATTCGGTTTGATCGGCAATACCCGCGAAGTGGATTCCCTGAATTACGATCCGGTGGGACTGGCGAGCGTGCCAACCAATACATCGCTGAGTGAATATCCGGGGATGGCGGTAACCTTCGGGTCGCAGGTGCGCGGTGGCTTTGCTTCGGCGTTGAGTACCCCGTCGGGCTTCCCCAACAACTGGATGGTGGAAGATTTTGATGTGGCCATCGGCGTGTACAACGCTGGCCAGTTTGAAGCGGACCTCGACGACACCCTGTCCTGGAATGTGGAAGAGAAAACCCTGGGGGCCTATGGCCAGATTGATTACACGACGGAACTGGCTGGCAAGCCATTGTTGATGAATGCCGGCCTGCGCGTTGTGGAAACCGACACCCGTGCTTCCGCGCATACCGCGATCAACGGTTCACCGGTGCCGATCTCAGCCAAGGGTAATTACCTCGATACGTTGCCTTCGGTGAACTTTGTGTGGGAACTGCAGGAAGATTTGCTGCTGCGCCTGAATCTCGCCAGAAACATCACCCGTCCGAGCCTGGGAAGTTTGGTGCCAGCGATTACATCGATCACCCCGGTCAACGGAAATATCAGCACCGGTAATCCGGACCTCGAAGCCGTGCGTGCGGATTCCGTCGACCTGAGTGCGGAATGGTACTTTACCGAAGATGCGGCTCTGGCACTGACGGTATTCCAAAAAGACATCGAAGGTTTTATCGCCGGCCAGACCGTCAACGGCACCCTCAACCCCGGTGTTGCCGCAGCGGTTGCACTGCGTCCGGAATACGATCCTTCCAGCGCCCTGTACGATCCTAATGTGACACAGCCCGATGGCGTGTGGAACTCTACCCGTCCTGAAAACTCCCAGGATGCGGAGCTGACCGGCTACGAAATTGCCTATCAGCAACCGTTTACCTTCCTGCCGGGCTTCTGGAGCAACTTCGGTGTCACCGCCAACTACACCTATGTGGATTCCGAAGCCCTGTTTGGCGATGTAAAGAGCAGCCTGCCGGGTCTGTCCGAGTCCAGCTACAACCTGAGCACCTACTACGAAACGGACCTGTGGGGGGCGCGCCTGTCCTGGAACCACCGCGATGATTACATCACCTCGGTAACCGGTTCTAACGGCAACGCAAGGGAGTACAACACTGGCCCGACCCGCCTGGATATGGCCGCGTTCTATAACGTCACCGACAACGTTACTGTTCGTCTGGAAGCCATCAACCTCACCGAAGAGGTGGAGCGCAACTACACCAGCGGTGCGGATGGCGATCTGAACCTGGTGCGTGAATACAACTCCACCGGACGTGAGGTGTATCTGGGGGTCAGGGCGAGTTTCTAA
- a CDS encoding periplasmic nitrate reductase, NapE protein has protein sequence MATSEQRRRERRLVLFILIFLFPILAVAIVGGYGFLVWILQMIFGPPGPPA, from the coding sequence GTGGCCACTTCAGAACAGCGGCGGCGTGAACGGCGCCTGGTGCTGTTTATCCTCATTTTCCTGTTTCCCATTCTTGCCGTCGCCATCGTCGGCGGCTACGGCTTTCTTGTGTGGATATTGCAGATGATTTTCGGTCCGCCGGGGCCTCCGGCCTGA
- a CDS encoding chaperone NapD, which produces MPEMNPENRVAAEQGALHIVSLIVHARSPQVSTLSQWIDTRSDLEIHLGNEEGKLVVVLETPDLGQINEIIETIKDQPGVLNVVMVYHEEIALSDVDDVLVEKVAGSETDTEQPVKIVGEL; this is translated from the coding sequence ATGCCGGAGATGAATCCAGAAAATCGCGTCGCTGCCGAACAGGGCGCGTTGCATATTGTGAGCCTGATTGTGCATGCCCGATCGCCGCAGGTTTCCACTCTCAGTCAATGGATCGATACCCGATCTGATCTGGAGATACACCTCGGCAATGAAGAGGGCAAGCTGGTGGTGGTACTGGAGACACCGGATCTCGGCCAGATCAATGAAATCATCGAAACCATCAAGGATCAGCCGGGCGTACTCAACGTTGTGATGGTGTATCACGAAGAGATTGCCCTGTCCGATGTTGACGATGTTCTGGTGGAGAAAGTTGCCGGTTCTGAAACTGATACTGAGCAGCCGGTAAAAATTGTGGGAGAACTGTGA
- the napA gene encoding nitrate reductase catalytic subunit NapA, with protein sequence MAITRREFTKASAVVAAAAAAGLAVPAKTQNLVSQGDANELNWNKAACRFCGTGCSVMVGTKDNRVVATHGDIKAEVNRGLNCVKGYFLSKIMYGSDRLMKPLLRMKDGKYDKNGDFSEVSWDQAFDVMEQKFKEALKNHGPESVGMFGSGQWTVWEGYAANKLMKAGFRSNNIDPNARHCMASAVMGFMRTFGIDEPMGCYDDFENADAFVLWGSNMAEMHPILWSRVTDRRLSHPGCKVAVLSTFEHRSFELADIPIVFSPHADLFILNFIANYIIQNGKVNEDFVKKHTRFVRGQTNIGYGLRDEDPREKSASGRDKANTWEDMSFKEYAEFLKPYTLERAAEESGVPKERLTALAELYADPNIKVMSLWTMGFNQHTRGVWANNMVYNIHLLTGKISSPGNSPFSLTGQPSACGTAREVGTFSHRLPADLVVMNPKHRATAEKIWRIPKGTIQEKPGFHAVEQSRALKDGKLRVYWTQASNNAQAGPNLMQELLPGWRNPDTFVVVSDVYPTTSAQAADLILPTAMWVEKEGAYGNAERRTQLWHQLVKAPGESKSDLWQLVEFSKRFKTDEVWPEKLLTRGYKGKTLYEVLFANGHANRFPNSDRDGAYANDEADDFGFYIQKGLFEEYAEFGRGHGHDLAPFDRYHEERGLRWPVVNGQETRWRFREGYDPYVKKGAGVQFYGNEDGRARIFALPYEPPAESPDKEYPFWLCTGRVLEHWHTGSMTQRVPELFSAVPYGLIYMHPDDAQAQGFRRGSEIKVISRRGEMIGRVETRGRARPPKGLVYVPFFDAQRLINKVTLDATDPISKQTDFKKCAVKLELVSLA encoded by the coding sequence ATGGCGATCACCCGACGCGAATTTACCAAAGCCAGCGCGGTTGTGGCGGCGGCCGCCGCCGCTGGCCTGGCCGTGCCAGCCAAAACCCAGAACCTTGTGAGCCAGGGGGACGCCAACGAACTCAACTGGAACAAGGCAGCATGTCGCTTTTGCGGAACCGGCTGCAGTGTGATGGTGGGCACGAAAGACAATCGCGTGGTCGCAACTCACGGTGATATCAAGGCGGAAGTAAATCGCGGCCTTAACTGTGTAAAGGGCTATTTTCTGTCGAAAATCATGTATGGCAGTGATCGCCTGATGAAGCCGCTGCTGCGGATGAAGGATGGCAAGTACGATAAAAATGGGGATTTTTCCGAAGTGTCCTGGGATCAGGCTTTCGACGTGATGGAGCAGAAATTCAAGGAGGCGCTGAAAAATCACGGCCCTGAATCCGTGGGTATGTTTGGCTCTGGACAGTGGACCGTATGGGAAGGCTATGCGGCGAACAAATTGATGAAGGCGGGGTTCCGCTCCAACAATATCGACCCCAACGCGCGCCACTGTATGGCATCAGCGGTCATGGGGTTTATGCGCACCTTCGGCATCGATGAGCCTATGGGTTGCTACGACGATTTTGAAAATGCCGACGCCTTCGTGCTGTGGGGCTCAAACATGGCGGAGATGCACCCGATTCTGTGGTCGCGGGTGACGGATCGCCGGCTGTCCCATCCGGGATGCAAAGTCGCGGTGCTATCGACGTTCGAGCATCGCAGCTTCGAGCTGGCCGATATCCCGATTGTGTTTTCTCCCCATGCAGATCTTTTCATTCTGAACTTTATCGCCAACTACATTATTCAGAACGGCAAGGTGAATGAGGACTTTGTAAAAAAACATACGCGTTTTGTGCGTGGACAAACGAATATTGGTTACGGTCTGAGGGACGAAGACCCGCGCGAAAAAAGTGCCAGTGGGCGCGACAAAGCGAATACCTGGGAGGACATGTCCTTTAAGGAATATGCAGAATTCCTCAAGCCTTACACCCTGGAGCGCGCGGCGGAGGAAAGCGGAGTGCCCAAGGAGCGCCTCACCGCACTGGCCGAGCTGTACGCAGACCCCAACATCAAGGTGATGTCACTCTGGACCATGGGCTTCAACCAGCACACACGGGGTGTGTGGGCCAACAACATGGTCTACAACATCCACCTGCTCACCGGGAAAATTTCCAGCCCGGGTAACAGTCCCTTTTCCCTTACCGGGCAACCGTCGGCGTGCGGCACCGCGCGGGAGGTGGGCACCTTCTCTCATCGCCTGCCGGCAGATCTGGTGGTGATGAATCCCAAACACCGCGCCACCGCGGAAAAAATCTGGCGCATACCCAAGGGCACCATTCAGGAAAAGCCCGGGTTTCACGCGGTGGAGCAAAGTCGCGCATTGAAGGATGGAAAATTGCGGGTCTACTGGACCCAGGCCTCCAACAACGCCCAGGCGGGCCCTAACCTGATGCAGGAACTGCTGCCCGGCTGGCGCAACCCGGATACCTTTGTGGTGGTGTCCGATGTGTATCCCACCACCTCGGCGCAGGCGGCGGATCTGATTCTTCCTACCGCCATGTGGGTGGAAAAAGAGGGGGCCTACGGCAATGCGGAGCGACGCACCCAGCTGTGGCATCAACTGGTGAAAGCCCCGGGGGAAAGCAAATCGGACCTGTGGCAACTGGTGGAGTTTTCCAAACGCTTCAAGACCGACGAGGTCTGGCCGGAGAAATTACTGACGCGGGGCTACAAAGGCAAAACCCTGTACGAAGTGCTGTTCGCGAATGGCCACGCTAACCGTTTCCCCAATTCCGACCGGGATGGGGCCTACGCCAATGACGAGGCCGATGACTTCGGGTTCTATATCCAGAAAGGACTGTTCGAGGAGTACGCGGAATTCGGCCGCGGTCATGGCCACGACCTGGCCCCCTTCGATCGCTATCACGAAGAGCGCGGTCTGCGCTGGCCGGTGGTCAATGGTCAGGAGACTCGGTGGCGCTTCCGCGAGGGTTACGACCCCTATGTCAAAAAAGGCGCGGGCGTGCAGTTTTATGGCAACGAGGATGGACGCGCGCGAATTTTCGCCCTGCCCTATGAGCCGCCGGCAGAGTCCCCGGACAAGGAGTACCCCTTCTGGCTGTGTACCGGCCGCGTGCTGGAGCACTGGCACACCGGTTCCATGACCCAGCGGGTGCCGGAGCTGTTCAGTGCCGTGCCCTACGGGCTGATTTACATGCACCCGGATGACGCCCAGGCCCAGGGGTTCCGCCGCGGCAGTGAAATCAAGGTAATCAGTCGCCGCGGTGAAATGATCGGGCGAGTGGAAACCCGCGGCCGTGCGCGACCGCCCAAGGGGCTTGTATATGTTCCCTTCTTTGATGCCCAGCGCCTGATCAACAAGGTGACCCTGGACGCGACCGACCCCATTTCCAAGCAGACCGACTTTAAAAAATGCGCGGTGAAGCTGGAACTGGTATCCCTGGCCTGA
- a CDS encoding nitrate reductase cytochrome c-type subunit — protein MNGKQVFSIAGALIVLVCGLVAVAQQFPNTPGPNGIRKGGTLFEELKAPQLADPVNATGKRVRAYPEQPPTIPHTIRDYQIDKNNNRCLECHHRIQTAVSGAPMISITHFMDRDFQVLADVAPRRYFCLQCHVPQTNAKSAVGNTFKDVDILLRNQKQQSAQ, from the coding sequence ATGAACGGAAAGCAGGTTTTCTCAATCGCTGGGGCACTCATCGTACTGGTGTGTGGTCTGGTAGCCGTTGCGCAACAATTCCCGAATACCCCCGGGCCAAACGGCATCCGCAAGGGGGGTACCCTGTTTGAAGAACTGAAAGCGCCACAACTGGCGGATCCGGTCAATGCAACGGGCAAGCGCGTGCGCGCTTATCCCGAGCAGCCGCCAACGATTCCACACACCATTCGCGATTATCAGATTGATAAAAACAACAACCGCTGTCTCGAGTGTCACCACCGTATCCAGACCGCTGTCAGCGGTGCGCCGATGATCAGTATCACGCACTTTATGGATCGGGATTTTCAAGTGCTGGCAGACGTAGCGCCGCGGCGATATTTCTGCCTGCAGTGCCATGTACCGCAGACCAATGCAAAGTCCGCGGTGGGCAATACGTTCAAGGATGTGGATATTTTGCTGCGCAACCAGAAGCAGCAATCTGCCCAATAA
- a CDS encoding cytochrome c3 family protein, whose amino-acid sequence MIDWIKGYWHTLSHPATAFSLGFLLLSGFIAGIIFWGGFNTALETTNTEKFCISCHEMKDNVYQELKGTIHWTNRSGVRATCPDCHVPHEWTHKIARKMQASKEVWGKIFGTINTRDKFLDKRLELARHEWARLKANDSLECRNCHDFEFMDFSVQSPRARKLHSTQLATGNATCIDCHRGIAHHLPNMADEDAWGPDNPADDASRFGDENPLKLKDEDAPKPQGN is encoded by the coding sequence ATGATTGACTGGATTAAAGGTTACTGGCACACACTCAGTCATCCGGCCACTGCATTCAGTCTCGGATTCCTGCTGCTGAGTGGCTTTATTGCCGGGATTATTTTCTGGGGTGGTTTCAACACCGCGCTGGAAACCACCAATACGGAAAAATTCTGTATCAGTTGCCACGAAATGAAGGATAACGTCTATCAGGAATTGAAAGGCACCATTCACTGGACCAACCGCTCCGGGGTGCGCGCCACCTGCCCGGACTGCCACGTTCCCCACGAGTGGACCCATAAAATTGCGCGCAAAATGCAGGCCTCGAAAGAGGTTTGGGGAAAAATATTCGGCACCATCAACACTCGGGATAAATTCCTCGACAAGCGCCTTGAACTGGCGCGCCACGAATGGGCGCGGCTCAAGGCCAATGACTCGCTGGAGTGTCGCAACTGTCACGACTTTGAATTCATGGACTTCAGTGTACAGAGCCCGCGTGCGCGCAAACTGCACTCCACCCAGCTAGCCACCGGCAATGCTACCTGCATTGACTGCCACCGCGGTATCGCCCACCACCTGCCGAATATGGCCGATGAAGACGCGTGGGGGCCGGATAATCCGGCGGATGATGCCAGTCGCTTTGGCGATGAAAATCCTTTGAAACTGAAAGACGAGGACGCGCCCAAGCCGCAGGGAAATTAA
- a CDS encoding mannitol dehydrogenase family protein, with protein sequence MSQERLNNSILENLPAEVIKPAYDRNDVTTGIVHLGIGAFHRAHQAWYTENRIAAGEKDWGIVGASLRSAGVRDQLVPQNGLYSVVEKSNAGTKVQIVGAVSDVLVGPENPQQLLELLAQESVRIVSLTITEKGYCHDPASGDLNPQHPDVIHDLANPQTPKSALGYIVGALALRKERGLPGFTVLSCDNLPSNGKLLGKVLAQYAEQVDSGLASWIAQNTTTPATMVDRIVPATTDADRDELESLIGCRDEAAVMAEPFSQWVVEDNFLRGRPEWDKAGATFVEDVEVYELIKLRLLNGSHSMLAYSGYLAGFETVADVMAEPAFNKLALHFMKSEATTSIDVPADFDIAAYQAELIERFENRALRHRTWQIAMDGSQKIPQRWLGTLRHQLANAGPIEVLSFALANWIRYVSAVDEKGNAIEVSDPLAAELKAICDQHKPQGSDEAGNEALAAAFLAFTSVFGDDLQQSAPLQQAVVSWLNKLDAEGTLACVQKSFSSVE encoded by the coding sequence ATGAGCCAAGAAAGACTCAACAACAGTATTCTCGAAAACCTCCCCGCCGAGGTTATCAAGCCGGCCTACGACCGCAACGACGTCACCACCGGCATCGTGCACCTGGGCATCGGCGCCTTCCACCGTGCACACCAGGCCTGGTACACCGAAAACCGTATCGCCGCCGGTGAAAAAGATTGGGGCATTGTGGGTGCGAGCCTGCGCTCCGCCGGTGTGCGCGATCAGCTGGTGCCGCAGAACGGTCTCTACTCCGTGGTGGAAAAATCCAATGCTGGCACCAAGGTGCAGATCGTCGGCGCCGTGAGCGACGTGCTTGTAGGTCCGGAAAATCCACAACAATTGCTGGAGCTGCTGGCTCAGGAAAGCGTTCGCATTGTCTCTCTGACGATTACCGAAAAAGGCTACTGCCACGATCCCGCCAGCGGCGATCTGAACCCGCAGCACCCGGACGTGATCCACGATCTGGCCAACCCGCAAACCCCCAAGTCTGCGCTGGGTTATATCGTCGGTGCGCTGGCACTGCGCAAGGAGCGCGGTCTGCCGGGCTTTACCGTACTGTCCTGCGATAACCTGCCGTCCAACGGCAAGCTGCTGGGCAAGGTACTGGCACAGTACGCGGAACAAGTAGACAGCGGTCTGGCGAGCTGGATTGCACAGAACACCACTACTCCGGCCACTATGGTGGATCGCATTGTGCCGGCCACTACCGACGCGGACCGCGATGAGCTTGAGAGTCTGATTGGCTGTCGTGACGAGGCTGCCGTAATGGCCGAGCCCTTCTCCCAGTGGGTTGTGGAAGACAACTTCCTGCGCGGGCGTCCGGAGTGGGACAAGGCCGGTGCGACCTTCGTTGAAGATGTGGAAGTCTATGAGCTGATCAAGCTGCGCCTGCTGAACGGCTCTCACTCCATGCTGGCCTACAGCGGTTACCTGGCCGGGTTTGAAACCGTGGCGGATGTGATGGCGGAGCCTGCGTTCAACAAGCTGGCACTGCACTTTATGAAGTCTGAAGCCACCACGTCTATCGATGTGCCGGCGGATTTCGATATCGCGGCGTATCAGGCAGAACTGATCGAGCGTTTCGAAAACCGCGCACTGCGCCACCGCACCTGGCAGATTGCCATGGACGGTTCGCAGAAAATCCCCCAGCGCTGGCTTGGCACCCTGCGCCACCAGTTGGCCAACGCAGGTCCGATCGAAGTACTGAGCTTTGCGCTGGCAAACTGGATTCGTTACGTATCCGCAGTGGATGAAAAAGGTAACGCCATTGAGGTGTCCGACCCTCTGGCGGCTGAGCTGAAAGCCATTTGCGATCAGCACAAGCCTCAAGGTAGTGATGAAGCGGGCAACGAGGCACTGGCAGCGGCGTTCCTGGCATTTACCTCGGTCTTTGGTGATGACCTGCAGCAAAGTGCTCCCCTGCAACAGGCGGTCGTCAGCTGGCTGAATAAACTGGACGCGGAAGGTACTCTGGCTTGCGTGCAGAAAAGCTTCAGCAGTGTGGAATAA
- the uxaC gene encoding glucuronate isomerase, with translation MTRPLILHPDRLFPADKVSRDIARNLYESVKDLPIVSPHGHTDPSWFAENKPFGNPANLLIRPDHYVFRMLYSQGIPLESLGIRTQDGTEVEQDPRKIWQLLAENYHLFRGTPSRTWLDTVFHDVFELDVQLSADTAELYYERIDSYLQKPEFLPRALFERFNIEVIATTESPLDDLRHHQKILDSGWSGRVITAFRPDPVLDPDFEGFVDNLAQLAEITGEDTSTWSGYLAALRNRREFFKKMGATSTDHGHPTATTANLSAAEAEALFLKVSRGNCSAADAELFRGQMLTEMARMSIEDGLVMQIHPGSFRNHNKVVFDRFGRDKGCDIPSPTEYVRALRPLLEAVGNEPNLTIILFTLDETSYSRELAPLAGHYPALKLGPSWWFHDSPEGMRRFREQVTETAGFYNTVGFNDDTRAFLSIPARHDVARRMDCVWLSQLVSDHRLQEDEAFELAADLAYNLAKKAYKL, from the coding sequence ATGACACGCCCTCTGATCCTGCATCCCGACCGTCTGTTTCCGGCCGACAAAGTAAGCCGGGATATTGCACGCAATCTCTACGAGAGCGTTAAAGACCTGCCTATTGTCAGCCCCCACGGCCACACGGATCCATCCTGGTTTGCGGAAAACAAGCCATTCGGCAACCCCGCCAATCTGCTGATCCGTCCGGACCACTATGTGTTCCGCATGCTGTACTCCCAGGGTATTCCGCTGGAGAGCCTGGGTATTCGCACCCAGGACGGTACCGAAGTCGAACAGGATCCGCGCAAAATCTGGCAACTGCTGGCAGAAAATTACCACCTGTTCCGCGGCACCCCGTCGCGCACCTGGCTGGATACCGTATTCCACGATGTGTTCGAGCTGGATGTACAGCTGAGTGCGGATACCGCTGAGCTTTACTACGAGCGTATCGACAGCTATCTGCAGAAACCGGAATTCCTGCCGCGCGCGCTGTTCGAGCGTTTCAATATCGAAGTGATCGCCACCACTGAGTCCCCGCTGGACGACCTGCGTCACCACCAGAAGATTCTCGACAGTGGCTGGAGCGGCCGCGTAATCACCGCATTCCGACCCGATCCGGTACTGGATCCGGATTTCGAAGGCTTTGTGGATAACCTGGCGCAGCTGGCTGAAATCACCGGCGAAGACACTTCCACCTGGTCCGGCTACCTAGCGGCACTGCGCAATCGTCGCGAATTCTTCAAGAAGATGGGCGCGACCTCTACCGACCACGGTCACCCCACCGCGACCACCGCAAATCTGTCTGCGGCGGAAGCCGAGGCGCTGTTCCTGAAGGTAAGCCGCGGCAATTGCAGTGCCGCGGATGCGGAGCTGTTCCGCGGTCAGATGCTGACCGAGATGGCGCGTATGAGCATCGAGGATGGCCTGGTGATGCAGATCCACCCGGGCTCATTCCGCAACCACAACAAGGTGGTGTTCGATCGTTTCGGCCGCGACAAGGGCTGCGATATTCCATCGCCGACGGAATACGTGCGCGCGCTGCGTCCGCTGCTGGAAGCGGTGGGCAATGAGCCGAATCTGACCATCATCCTGTTTACCCTGGATGAGACCAGCTACAGCCGCGAACTGGCGCCGCTGGCCGGTCACTACCCTGCACTGAAACTGGGCCCATCCTGGTGGTTCCACGACAGCCCGGAAGGTATGCGTCGTTTCCGCGAGCAGGTGACCGAGACCGCTGGCTTCTACAACACCGTAGGTTTCAACGACGACACCCGCGCCTTCCTGTCCATCCCGGCCCGTCACGATGTGGCGCGCCGTATGGACTGTGTGTGGCTGTCGCAGCTGGTCTCCGACCATCGCCTGCAGGAAGACGAAGCCTTCGAACTGGCCGCCGACCTCGCCTACAACCTGGCGAAGAAAGCCTACAAGCTTTAA